In Xyrauchen texanus isolate HMW12.3.18 chromosome 35, RBS_HiC_50CHRs, whole genome shotgun sequence, one DNA window encodes the following:
- the LOC127629242 gene encoding putative beta-lactamase-like 1, with protein MKVKWTKLGMVFFLLLSLVMTGCFIWQYRLPKVKSVDETAAGKTKEEEMCPRFPEPVPLKHPIPVLMEALEKVDVLLRTSIDATRLPAMSAIVIFNDSVLWNGNFGRRNGSDPTSPPPNEYTVYRIASLSKIFPSLMLYKLWEDGKVDSLDDPLGKYEKNFTIRNPFRKRRDNDHKSIYNGMLNGREAQVQTSSVTLRRMASQLSGLPRRLRATTLLWKGSTKAAVDLLQDDVLVADPGTKCHYSNLAFSLLAHVMAEKVAGKDYQSWVFENILQPLGMEDTGFEITPEIESQMAIGVYTSGLPAPLFDLGWYRPSGQMYSTLADMAKLVMLLLGTYYRQVLQPDTLKTMLTPQFRCESSYFANQTGTPWEVNEQYGYDIIRKDGDLDGYSATISLVPRLKLGLVILMAGTKPEDEDLVAKAYSYLIPAMESAFRDATRILIPPPETVPYVGYFTYSNITFYEIKAGTNGVLSMEQFGPQVDTMVPMKYRILKLSYLEDRVFRVMFEKVYPCQLKLNATSVSLESQDRQLFNFYTFNKKGLSPGFDVPGLNTYKVVRIPRKPIFTG; from the exons ATGAAAGTGAAATGGACAAAGTTAGGAATGGTCTTCTTTCTGCTTCTCTCCCTTGTTATGACGGGCTGTTTTATTTGGCAGTACAGGCTTCCCAAAGTGAAATCAG TGGATGAAACAGCAGCAGGAAAAACGAAAGAAGAGGAGATGTGCCCAAGGTTTCCTGAGCCTGTGCCATTGAAACACCCAATACCTGTCCTCATGGAGGCTTTGGAAAAG GTGGATGTGCTTTTGAGGACAAGCATTGACGCCACACGACTGCCAGCCATGTCTGCTATTGTTATATTTAATGACTCAGTATTGTGGAATGGTAACTTTGGCAGAAGGAATGGAAGTGACCCCACATCTCCACCACCAAACGAATACACAGTTTACAG AATTGCAAGCCTATCCAAAATCTTCCCCTCCCTGATGCTGTATAAACTTTGGGAGGATGGAAAAGTGGATTCCCTGGATGACCCTTTGGGAAAGTATGAGAAGAATTTCACCATAAGGAACCCGTTTAGGAAAAGAAGGGATAATGACCACAAGTCGATCTATAATGGCATGCTCAACGGTAGAGAGGCTCAAGTCCAAACCTCATCCGTCACCCTGAGAAGGATGGCAAGTCAGCTGTCAG GTTTACCAAGGCGACTCAGGGCGACTACATTACTCTGGAAAGGGAGCACTAAGGCTGCTGTTGATTTATTACAAGATGATGTTCTTGTGGCTGACCCTGGAACCAA ATGCCACTACAGCAACTTGGCCTTCTCCCTGTTGGCCCACGTGATGGCAGAGAAGGTAGCAGGGAAGGATTATCAGAGCTGGGTGTTTGAAAATATCCTGCAACCACTGGGAATGGAAGACACCGGCTTCGAAATCACCCCAGAGATTGAGAGCCAGATGGCAATAGGTGTTTACACAAGTGGGCTGCCTGCACCCTTATTTGACCTTGGCTGGTACAGACCATCAGGGCAAATGTACTCCACACTTGCCGACATGGCCAAACTGGTGATGTTGCTGCTTGGCACTTACTATCGACAGGTTCTACAGCCTGATACCCTCAAAACCATGCTGACTCCTCAATTTCGCTGTGAAAGCAGTTACTTTGCAAATCAAACCGGCACACCTTGGGAGGTAAATGAACAGTACGGCTACGACATCATCCGCAAAGATGGAGATCTAGATGGTTATTCGGCCACTATCTCCCTTGTTCCACGCCTGAAGCTGGGGTTGGTCATCCTTATGGCTGGTACCAAACCTGAGGATGAGGACCTTGTGGCCAAGGCCTACAGTTATCTAATCCCTGCCATGGAAAGTGCCTTCAGAGATGCGACTCGTATTCTCATCCCTCCTCCGGAGACCGTTCCCTATGTAGGGTACTTTACCTATAGCAACATAACGTTCTATGAGATCAAAGCTGGCACAAATGGAGTGCTGTCTATGGAGCAGTTTGGCCCACAAGTGGACACCATGGTTCCCATGAAGtacagaattttgaagctcagtTATTTGGAGGAtagggtgttcagggtgatgTTTGAAAAGGTGTACCCCTGTCAACTGAAGCTTAACGCTACATCTGTGTCTCTTGAGTCCCAGGACAGGCAGCTCTTTAACTTTTACACCTTTAACAAGAAAGGTCTCTCGCCAGGTTTTGATGTCCCAGGGTTAAACACTTATAAAGTTGTACGGATACCTCGCAAACCTATTTTCACTGGTTGA